In a single window of the Niabella ginsenosidivorans genome:
- a CDS encoding helix-turn-helix domain-containing protein has product MKLYIKNMVCNRCKMAVKATLDRLHIPVAGIELGEVKLERVITPGEKEQLEADLNALGFELIDDKKSRLIENIKKEIIQLVHHQDGELKTNLSDYLGSRLHHDYNYMSNLFSEVEGTTVEKYFINQKIERVKELLVYDELTLSEIAYQLNYSSVAHLSNQFKKVTGFTPSYFKNIRHEKRKPLDMI; this is encoded by the coding sequence ATGAAGCTCTATATAAAAAACATGGTCTGCAACCGCTGCAAAATGGCGGTAAAGGCAACGCTTGACCGGTTGCATATTCCGGTGGCCGGCATTGAGCTGGGAGAAGTGAAGCTGGAGCGGGTTATAACTCCCGGTGAAAAAGAACAGCTGGAAGCTGACCTGAATGCACTGGGCTTTGAGCTGATTGATGATAAAAAAAGCAGGCTGATTGAAAATATCAAGAAAGAGATCATACAATTGGTGCATCACCAGGATGGTGAACTGAAGACCAATCTTTCAGACTACCTGGGCAGCAGGTTGCATCATGACTATAATTATATGTCGAACCTTTTTTCAGAAGTGGAAGGTACCACTGTTGAAAAATATTTTATCAACCAGAAAATTGAACGGGTCAAGGAGCTGCTGGTTTACGATGAGCTGACTTTAAGCGAAATCGCTTACCAGCTGAACTATTCCAGCGTGGCGCATCTGAGCAACCAGTTCAAAAAAGTAACGGGTTTTACCCCCAGCTATTTTAAGAACATCCGCCATGAAAAGCGAAAGCCACTGGATATGATATAA
- a CDS encoding IS110 family RNA-guided transposase, with the protein MSNLVSFEQHNACAAAIDIGSKKIFVSCDGITVKSYDTFTFSYRKCIEDLRSQQVKNVCMEATGVYWIALHELLEQAGFCVCLVNPKEVKQVKGRKTDVADACWMQKMFSAGLVRQSYIPAGRLKELRMLMREREDIISMGSSYVNKMQKALELMNIKLTEVISQITGVSGIRMIEAILRGERDGKVLLSLCHKSIKDKKADEVLMALEGNYNESWLFLLEQNLKLWKIHEQQILIVDQRMEVLLSFLEQGSSFVAPVHKEKPVRHHKPMIKDLNQKLLNIYGVDAGCLPGVTNYSMLKLLGETGTDLSRFPTEKHYVSWCGLSPGHNQSGSRSRKAKMKNSSRVGQIFREIAQSLLNSKHIAIGTFIRRIRTRKGPAIAIKAGARKIAIAFYNLLTKGTAYLEQGAAKYEQQLKQREQQYLLKLATKHNLKLVEI; encoded by the coding sequence ATGTCAAATTTAGTCAGTTTTGAACAACACAATGCGTGTGCAGCCGCTATTGATATCGGCTCAAAGAAAATCTTCGTTTCCTGTGATGGGATTACGGTTAAAAGTTACGATACTTTTACGTTTAGCTATCGTAAGTGTATTGAAGATCTTAGGAGCCAGCAGGTGAAAAATGTATGTATGGAGGCTACAGGCGTCTACTGGATTGCGCTACATGAGCTGCTGGAGCAAGCCGGTTTCTGTGTATGCCTGGTAAATCCCAAAGAGGTAAAGCAGGTAAAAGGTCGGAAGACGGATGTAGCCGATGCCTGTTGGATGCAGAAAATGTTTAGTGCAGGATTGGTACGGCAAAGCTATATACCGGCCGGTAGATTGAAAGAACTCCGGATGCTAATGCGGGAGCGGGAAGATATTATCAGTATGGGCAGCAGTTATGTAAATAAAATGCAGAAGGCATTAGAGTTGATGAACATCAAATTGACGGAGGTTATTTCTCAGATTACTGGTGTCAGTGGTATCCGTATGATAGAGGCGATCCTTAGAGGGGAAAGGGACGGAAAGGTATTATTAAGCCTGTGTCACAAAAGTATAAAAGATAAAAAGGCAGACGAGGTATTGATGGCCTTAGAAGGCAACTACAATGAAAGCTGGCTGTTCTTGTTGGAACAGAACCTCAAGCTTTGGAAAATTCATGAGCAGCAAATACTCATAGTAGATCAGCGTATGGAAGTGTTGCTTTCTTTTCTGGAGCAAGGTAGTTCATTTGTAGCGCCGGTACATAAGGAGAAGCCCGTACGCCATCATAAGCCAATGATTAAGGATTTAAATCAAAAATTGCTCAATATATACGGTGTAGATGCGGGCTGTCTGCCGGGAGTAACCAACTATTCTATGTTGAAGCTGCTGGGAGAAACAGGTACCGATCTGAGTAGATTTCCTACGGAAAAGCATTATGTAAGCTGGTGCGGGCTTTCCCCTGGTCATAACCAAAGCGGCAGCCGCAGCAGGAAAGCAAAAATGAAAAACAGTTCCAGAGTGGGCCAGATATTCAGGGAGATCGCACAATCGCTGCTCAATAGCAAACATATAGCCATTGGAACATTTATACGCAGAATACGCACCAGGAAAGGTCCCGCAATTGCAATAAAAGCAGGAGCCAGAAAAATTGCTATTGCATTTTATAACTTACTGACTAAAGGGACAGCTTATTTAGAACAAGGAGCTGCTAAATATGAACAGCAATTAAAGCAACGCGAGCAACAGTATTTATTGAAACTGGCTACAAAACACAACTTGAAATTAGTTGAAATATAG
- a CDS encoding (4Fe-4S)-binding protein, which produces MKYKLEKPVNAGIGTANYQCHITWRNGSFIADEPVSKGGQDKGADPYTLLLSSLASCTLITLKMYIERKEWNIPEIRVNVNMYQEIKEGTTVTVIDRDIYFPEVIPDEQKERLQEIAKACPISRILENNVQVRTFMKKDGATAKSILYSNDQITVVWKPELCQHSTRCWKELPAVFDPKVRKWVNADGASAERIMEQVHRCPSGALTAIIK; this is translated from the coding sequence ATGAAATATAAATTGGAAAAACCGGTGAACGCCGGAATAGGCACCGCAAATTATCAATGCCATATTACATGGCGGAATGGAAGTTTTATAGCTGATGAGCCGGTTTCAAAGGGCGGGCAGGACAAAGGCGCCGACCCGTACACCTTGCTGCTCTCTTCCCTGGCTTCCTGTACCCTGATCACGCTGAAAATGTATATTGAGCGTAAGGAATGGAATATTCCTGAGATAAGGGTAAATGTAAATATGTACCAGGAAATAAAAGAAGGTACAACCGTTACGGTAATTGATCGCGATATTTATTTTCCTGAAGTAATACCCGATGAGCAAAAAGAGCGTTTGCAGGAAATTGCGAAAGCCTGTCCCATTTCCAGGATCCTGGAAAATAATGTTCAGGTACGCACATTTATGAAAAAAGATGGAGCAACAGCAAAGAGCATCCTGTACAGCAATGATCAGATAACGGTTGTATGGAAGCCGGAACTTTGTCAGCATTCAACCCGTTGCTGGAAAGAGCTGCCGGCTGTGTTTGACCCAAAGGTGAGGAAATGGGTCAACGCAGATGGCGCATCTGCAGAGCGTATAATGGAACAGGTTCACAGATGTCCCAGCGGCGCACTTACTGCCATCATCAAATAG
- a CDS encoding heavy metal translocating P-type ATPase, with protein MATDIINTIAIPLEGIKNERSALAVDDSLDLIAGIASHKVLPDRRTALITTADNAAVSKAVHKIRHLGYTVPAAQQRIPVLEMTCASCAVSVESTLKSLPGVINASVNFATAIVTVEYLPDVIHTATMKQAVQSIGYDLLIEDAGNSDATMEAIREKQFHTLRNKTIWAGTLTVPLVVISMFYMSLPYADFIMWALATPVVLYLGKDFFINAWKQATHRSANMDTLVAMGAGTAYLFSIFNTLFPSFWTARGAEGHVYFEAAAVIISFILLGKLLEEKAKGNTSTAIRKLMSLQPKTVTLVKENNEQETVPVEQVNKGDVLLVRPGEQIAVDGLVISGSSYVDESMLTGEPVPVAKKEKEHVFAGTINQKGSFQFKAEKVGAETLLSQIIRRVQEAQGSKAPVQKQVDRIAGIFVPVVIVIALLSLTAWAFLSGANGFTQGLLAFATVLVIACPCALGLATPTAIMVGIGKAAEKGILIKDAVSLELAKKTTAVVLDKTGTITEGQPVVTGSLWSEEHAFPQQVLYSIEKQSEHPLAAAVVKHFDGAPTTPVSHFESITGRGVKAQVDATVYYVGNKQLLLENNVPIPDRFLKKAEEWSFASQTVIWFANESSTLAIFAIADKIKDTSASAIRQLTKAGIAVYMLTGDNAATAKAIAAQAGIPFYQAEVMPEQKAAFVKKLQEEGKVVAMAGDGINDSAALSQATVSIAMGKGSDIAMDVAHITLITSDLNKIPEAIRLSQQTVATIRQNLFWAFIYNVISIPVAAGILYPVNGFLLNPMIAGAAMALSSVSVVSSSLLLKWKK; from the coding sequence ATGGCAACAGATATAATTAATACAATAGCCATTCCGCTGGAAGGCATTAAAAATGAGCGCAGTGCTCTGGCTGTTGATGACAGCCTTGACTTAATAGCAGGTATCGCATCTCATAAGGTGTTACCGGATCGCCGAACGGCGCTCATCACTACAGCCGATAATGCCGCCGTATCAAAAGCAGTGCACAAGATCCGCCACCTGGGCTATACGGTTCCTGCCGCTCAGCAAAGGATCCCGGTGCTCGAAATGACCTGTGCTTCCTGTGCGGTCAGTGTGGAAAGCACCCTTAAATCCCTTCCGGGGGTTATTAATGCATCTGTCAACTTTGCCACTGCTATTGTTACTGTAGAATACCTGCCTGATGTGATCCATACAGCCACGATGAAGCAAGCCGTACAATCCATCGGCTATGACCTGCTGATTGAAGATGCAGGCAATAGCGATGCAACGATGGAAGCCATCCGGGAAAAGCAATTCCATACGCTCAGAAATAAAACCATCTGGGCGGGTACTCTTACGGTGCCCCTGGTAGTAATCAGCATGTTCTATATGAGCCTGCCTTATGCCGATTTTATTATGTGGGCGCTTGCAACCCCAGTAGTGCTTTACCTGGGCAAAGACTTTTTTATCAACGCGTGGAAGCAGGCAACGCACCGTTCTGCCAATATGGACACACTGGTTGCCATGGGCGCAGGTACCGCCTATTTGTTCAGTATATTCAATACTCTGTTCCCCTCTTTCTGGACAGCACGCGGAGCAGAAGGGCATGTTTATTTTGAAGCGGCCGCGGTGATCATCTCTTTTATCCTGCTGGGTAAATTGCTGGAAGAAAAAGCAAAAGGAAACACCTCTACAGCTATCCGTAAACTAATGAGTTTACAGCCCAAAACAGTTACACTGGTTAAGGAAAACAACGAGCAGGAAACTGTTCCTGTTGAGCAGGTAAATAAAGGGGATGTGCTGCTGGTAAGACCCGGTGAGCAGATCGCTGTTGACGGGCTGGTGATCAGCGGTTCGTCTTATGTTGATGAGAGCATGCTGACCGGAGAGCCTGTTCCGGTTGCAAAAAAGGAAAAAGAGCACGTATTTGCGGGCACTATTAATCAAAAGGGCAGCTTTCAGTTCAAAGCAGAAAAGGTGGGCGCGGAAACCCTGCTTTCCCAGATCATCCGCCGCGTACAGGAGGCTCAGGGAAGCAAAGCCCCGGTGCAAAAACAGGTTGACCGTATTGCGGGCATCTTTGTTCCTGTAGTTATAGTAATTGCGCTGCTCTCCCTGACCGCATGGGCATTTCTGAGCGGGGCAAACGGATTTACACAGGGTTTGCTGGCATTTGCTACCGTGCTGGTGATTGCATGCCCCTGCGCGTTAGGACTGGCAACGCCAACAGCTATTATGGTGGGTATTGGAAAAGCAGCAGAAAAAGGCATACTGATAAAGGATGCTGTAAGCCTGGAGCTGGCTAAAAAAACAACTGCTGTTGTGCTTGATAAAACCGGCACTATCACTGAAGGGCAACCGGTAGTGACCGGCTCGCTATGGTCTGAAGAGCATGCGTTCCCCCAACAGGTGCTTTACAGCATTGAAAAACAATCGGAGCACCCGCTGGCAGCAGCCGTTGTAAAGCATTTTGACGGAGCACCTACTACCCCGGTCAGTCATTTTGAAAGCATTACCGGCCGGGGCGTTAAAGCGCAGGTGGATGCCACTGTTTATTATGTGGGCAATAAACAACTGTTACTGGAAAACAATGTGCCGATACCCGATCGCTTTCTTAAAAAAGCGGAAGAATGGAGCTTTGCCTCCCAAACCGTTATCTGGTTTGCCAATGAGAGCAGTACCCTGGCAATTTTTGCCATTGCTGATAAGATCAAAGACACTTCCGCTTCTGCTATCAGGCAACTGACAAAAGCAGGTATTGCTGTCTATATGCTTACAGGCGACAATGCCGCAACGGCAAAAGCCATTGCAGCACAGGCCGGCATTCCCTTTTACCAGGCAGAGGTAATGCCAGAGCAAAAAGCAGCCTTTGTAAAAAAATTGCAGGAAGAAGGAAAAGTGGTTGCCATGGCAGGCGATGGTATTAATGACAGCGCGGCGCTTTCCCAGGCAACGGTAAGCATTGCAATGGGTAAGGGAAGCGATATTGCGATGGACGTAGCCCATATTACCCTCATTACTTCCGATCTGAATAAAATACCCGAAGCCATCCGGCTATCGCAACAAACCGTTGCCACCATCCGCCAGAATCTTTTCTGGGCCTTTATTTATAACGTGATCAGTATTCCGGTGGCGGCTGGTATCCTTTACCCGGTTAACGGGTTTCTTTTAAACCCGATGATCGCCGGGGCCGCTATGGCGCTCAGCAGTGTAAGCGTGGTAAGCAGCAGCCTGCTGCTGAAGTGGAAAAAATAA
- a CDS encoding Bax inhibitor-1/YccA family protein: MEDNYSRSTPESIFSRQEAVGSRSKSFLANVFTYMFVALGITAVVAYFFAANAEQLLAPIVSNKLLFYVVVFAPLGFVLLMSFAFNRLSAPVLMMLLLLYSALNGITFSFIFLQYTSSSVFGCFLTAALMFGIMAVMGYTTKQDLTSMGRIMMMGLIGIIIAMIVNWFLKSDSLGYIISFIGVIVFTGLTAYDVQKLKRIGEGIDEEGNIMGSDVKKLAIMGALSLYLDFINLFLMLLRLFGRRN; encoded by the coding sequence ATGGAAGACAATTATTCAAGAAGCACACCGGAAAGTATTTTTTCAAGACAGGAAGCCGTGGGTTCAAGGTCAAAATCTTTTTTGGCAAATGTATTTACCTATATGTTTGTGGCTCTGGGCATTACTGCCGTTGTTGCTTATTTTTTTGCAGCCAATGCAGAACAATTATTAGCACCAATTGTTTCTAACAAGCTATTGTTTTATGTAGTGGTTTTTGCTCCTTTGGGGTTTGTATTATTGATGTCGTTCGCCTTTAACCGGCTTTCTGCGCCTGTATTAATGATGTTATTATTACTTTATTCAGCACTCAATGGCATCACTTTTAGTTTTATTTTCCTCCAGTATACGTCCAGCTCCGTATTCGGCTGTTTTCTTACTGCAGCGTTAATGTTTGGAATCATGGCGGTAATGGGATATACTACCAAACAGGACCTTACATCAATGGGCCGTATTATGATGATGGGGCTCATCGGCATCATCATCGCAATGATCGTTAACTGGTTTTTAAAGAGCGACTCACTGGGTTATATTATCAGCTTTATCGGGGTAATCGTATTTACCGGTTTAACCGCCTATGATGTTCAGAAACTGAAAAGGATTGGAGAGGGCATTGATGAAGAAGGAAATATTATGGGCAGCGATGTAAAGAAGCTGGCAATTATGGGCGCGCTAAGCCTGTACCTTGATTTTATCAATCTCTTCCTGATGTTATTACGCTTATTCGGAAGAAGGAATTAA
- a CDS encoding serine/threonine-protein kinase, giving the protein MNMSTDQYKIIKKLGEGGMGIVYLAKDRMLDRLVAIKELRDAALGSGAGTARRFQQEAIALAKLNHKNITHIYSWLPHKEHYWMVMEYVKGRTLEDWLQEYKRMPYEMAVAIIAQVLEGLAHAHQKGIIHRDVKPANILISEGREVKITDFGIARIRNAERLTSHGKTIGTLQYMAPEQIRGQEGDERSDIYAVGSIFYELVSGRPPFERQPDFEMMKTKLEKTPATLSSLHIPVPADLQKAILRSLKRSADKRFLSATEFKQAILKSSKEPVKRAQLTGLLRPFKDQPEKKKQNVLPVQQLSGQLRKKISDSLKAVRMNNLWPVMVLLFSLIISFLLIWRSRVGPGGELHKQAMQKKNDQYWQPAAMTGSPDSALRSELVNRITDTIQFNETPNEMLERISKKKEMIAASKTAGKKEAPVKEPEKKENPVPAAPPELGDAISGDDINKEAAVSGMERLRRHRPGRVTNGAVLTVVLREPLSSEDRSKDGKEIRLRVAGDVSDEEGVLIKKGALAIGKIVDVVPSGNRKKAVIGFVVRSVIAADGSEIRISVPRFRNYATGLNQPVYFSAGQSFTVQIRRGRAR; this is encoded by the coding sequence ATGAACATGTCAACAGATCAATATAAAATTATTAAAAAGCTGGGCGAAGGGGGGATGGGCATTGTATACCTTGCAAAGGACAGGATGCTGGATCGCCTGGTGGCCATCAAGGAACTAAGGGATGCTGCACTGGGTTCGGGTGCCGGTACTGCCCGGCGTTTTCAGCAGGAGGCCATTGCCCTGGCAAAGCTCAACCATAAAAATATCACCCATATTTATTCATGGCTACCACATAAAGAACATTACTGGATGGTAATGGAATATGTGAAAGGCCGCACACTGGAAGACTGGCTGCAGGAGTATAAAAGAATGCCGTATGAAATGGCTGTAGCCATTATTGCTCAGGTGCTGGAGGGCTTGGCCCACGCGCATCAGAAAGGTATTATTCACCGGGATGTAAAACCTGCCAATATCCTGATCAGTGAGGGCAGAGAAGTAAAAATCACGGATTTTGGCATCGCCCGCATCCGGAATGCAGAACGGCTGACCAGCCATGGAAAAACGATCGGTACACTGCAATATATGGCGCCTGAGCAGATCAGAGGCCAGGAAGGCGATGAACGTTCTGATATCTATGCCGTTGGCAGCATCTTTTATGAGCTGGTAAGCGGCAGACCGCCATTTGAGCGGCAGCCGGATTTTGAAATGATGAAGACAAAGCTGGAAAAAACACCGGCAACATTGTCTTCCCTGCACATACCAGTTCCTGCTGACCTGCAAAAAGCTATTTTAAGATCACTGAAACGGTCTGCAGATAAGCGTTTTTTATCTGCCACGGAATTTAAACAGGCTATTTTAAAAAGCAGCAAAGAGCCGGTAAAACGGGCACAATTGACGGGGCTGTTAAGACCATTCAAAGATCAGCCTGAGAAGAAAAAACAGAATGTTTTACCGGTACAGCAATTATCAGGTCAGCTCAGGAAAAAAATCTCGGACAGTCTGAAGGCCGTCCGTATGAATAATTTATGGCCTGTTATGGTATTATTGTTTTCCCTGATCATCAGTTTCCTGCTGATCTGGCGGAGCCGCGTGGGCCCCGGCGGGGAACTGCATAAGCAGGCGATGCAAAAAAAGAATGATCAATACTGGCAGCCGGCGGCAATGACCGGTAGCCCGGATAGTGCCTTAAGGTCTGAGCTGGTTAACAGGATCACGGACACCATCCAATTTAATGAAACGCCTAATGAAATGCTGGAGCGCATTTCAAAAAAAAAAGAAATGATTGCAGCTTCTAAAACTGCCGGCAAGAAAGAAGCGCCTGTAAAAGAACCCGAAAAAAAAGAAAATCCTGTTCCGGCAGCCCCACCAGAGCTGGGCGATGCCATAAGCGGGGATGATATCAATAAAGAAGCAGCAGTTTCCGGCATGGAGCGATTGCGCAGGCACCGGCCCGGCAGGGTGACCAATGGAGCGGTTTTAACAGTAGTGCTCCGGGAGCCGCTAAGCTCCGAAGATCGCTCAAAGGATGGGAAGGAAATCCGGTTGCGCGTTGCTGGTGATGTTTCAGATGAGGAAGGCGTGCTCATAAAAAAAGGCGCTTTGGCAATCGGTAAAATTGTGGATGTGGTGCCTTCCGGAAACCGGAAAAAAGCTGTAATAGGCTTTGTGGTGCGTAGTGTTATTGCGGCTGACGGCAGCGAAATACGGATAAGTGTTCCCCGTTTTCGCAATTATGCAACCGGTCTGAACCAGCCTGTTTATTTTTCCGCCGGCCAGTCTTTTACCGTTCAGATCCGGAGAGGAAGAGCGCGGTAA
- a CDS encoding PP2C family protein-serine/threonine phosphatase, translating to MLPYLCGHCCRVLYAGHVEDSRLYQLTEDQTIVNELFKKGTITEQEKEDYEMKNMLVQALGSDMKLVPQLLRKGIAVQPGDCFLLCSDGVYNVLNNREIQALMEIADLHFALESLSALAYKRKAADNFTAVLLHFKQLQANEIANTKELTARV from the coding sequence GTGCTCCCTTACCTGTGCGGTCATTGTTGTAGGGTGCTGTATGCCGGGCATGTGGAAGACAGCCGGTTGTACCAGCTTACCGAAGACCAGACCATCGTTAATGAGCTATTTAAAAAAGGAACGATCACAGAACAGGAAAAAGAAGATTATGAAATGAAGAACATGCTGGTGCAGGCCCTGGGCAGTGATATGAAACTGGTACCACAGCTCCTCAGGAAGGGCATTGCTGTTCAGCCGGGCGACTGTTTCCTCCTTTGTTCTGATGGGGTTTATAATGTTTTAAACAACCGGGAAATACAGGCCCTTATGGAAATAGCAGACCTTCATTTTGCCCTGGAAAGCCTGTCGGCCCTGGCGTATAAAAGAAAAGCGGCTGACAATTTTACAGCGGTGCTGCTGCATTTTAAGCAGCTTCAGGCAAATGAAATTGCCAATACAAAAGAATTAACAGCCCGGGTATGA
- a CDS encoding trypsin-like peptidase domain-containing protein, giving the protein MSNVIIKHSNGSKAGLQETFVLEPGKLLRVGRGRANDISFDPEKEDRVSREHCCILRDATDPDIYFVEDLGSVNGTFVNNAPVSGKMQLKFGDVITIGKNGPKIEFDVSPRPEPALKKTRVADSFTGKKTVALSAAGGEKGGIGKQTMQHIIRQSEKKSRTSLVITALAIILLAGTGGYVLYKKKNIKEFKEVVKIESPKNSLTPSEIAKANQDKVVYIEFAWRLTQAATGDELYQVYLPLKRNGQVQYIGTYTVNPDNRIVPYLTSKTSIPSGALGDPIGIAGASGTGFVVDERGFIATNRHVAANWLSKYNFQSYAFPGVLVKKDQKGRLVLDPGRMIQAQDVGTWVPGSNPLYKGINTYMDVTFANNSQRTPANTVRISPTHDVAMIKIDLPENLPAVTLYDSYTEIQPGDPAIVMGYPGIAPRHLVLKRSQDVFNANPNISIVPVPTVSNGNVGRLVRGTEKNDKIDEYKSEYGDYYQLTIHSTGAGNSGGPMFDEKGRVVGIYSAGAWNNQGAAISFSVPIKYAIELMGRQEVIK; this is encoded by the coding sequence ATGAGCAATGTAATTATTAAACATAGTAACGGATCAAAGGCCGGATTGCAGGAAACCTTTGTGCTGGAGCCGGGAAAATTACTGAGAGTAGGCAGGGGCAGGGCCAACGATATCAGCTTTGACCCGGAAAAGGAAGACCGTGTAAGCCGCGAGCATTGCTGCATCCTGCGCGATGCAACGGATCCTGATATTTATTTTGTGGAAGACCTGGGCAGTGTAAACGGAACGTTTGTGAATAATGCGCCTGTATCCGGAAAAATGCAGCTGAAGTTCGGCGACGTAATCACTATAGGAAAGAACGGGCCTAAAATTGAATTTGATGTAAGCCCGCGGCCGGAGCCGGCTCTGAAGAAGACCCGCGTTGCGGATTCCTTTACCGGGAAGAAAACGGTTGCATTGAGCGCTGCCGGTGGAGAAAAGGGAGGGATTGGAAAACAAACCATGCAGCATATCATCCGGCAGTCAGAAAAGAAGAGCCGTACCAGTCTTGTCATTACAGCGCTGGCTATCATACTACTTGCCGGAACAGGTGGCTATGTATTGTATAAGAAAAAAAATATAAAAGAGTTTAAGGAAGTAGTAAAAATCGAAAGCCCCAAAAACAGTCTTACTCCTTCTGAAATTGCAAAAGCCAACCAGGATAAAGTGGTCTATATTGAATTTGCCTGGAGGCTGACACAGGCGGCTACGGGTGATGAACTATACCAGGTGTATTTGCCGCTGAAGAGAAACGGGCAGGTACAATACATAGGAACATACACCGTTAACCCGGATAACAGGATCGTTCCTTACCTGACCTCAAAGACCAGCATCCCTTCAGGTGCATTGGGCGACCCGATAGGTATTGCCGGGGCCAGTGGAACCGGGTTTGTTGTAGACGAACGAGGCTTTATCGCCACCAACAGGCATGTAGCTGCCAACTGGCTGAGCAAATATAATTTTCAGAGCTATGCGTTCCCGGGTGTTCTTGTAAAGAAAGATCAGAAAGGCCGGCTGGTCCTTGATCCCGGCAGAATGATCCAGGCACAGGACGTAGGCACATGGGTACCGGGATCAAATCCCTTATACAAGGGCATAAATACGTATATGGATGTAACCTTTGCCAACAACTCTCAGCGCACACCTGCCAATACCGTGCGGATATCGCCAACGCACGATGTTGCAATGATCAAAATAGACCTGCCTGAGAACCTGCCTGCAGTTACACTCTATGACAGCTATACTGAAATTCAGCCGGGGGACCCGGCCATCGTAATGGGGTATCCGGGCATAGCGCCCAGGCATTTGGTGCTGAAACGCTCCCAGGATGTATTTAACGCAAATCCCAATATCAGTATCGTACCGGTGCCTACGGTAAGTAATGGAAATGTGGGCCGGCTGGTAAGAGGAACGGAGAAAAATGATAAGATCGATGAATATAAAAGTGAATACGGAGATTATTATCAGCTGACCATTCATTCTACCGGGGCAGGCAACAGCGGCGGCCCCATGTTTGATGAAAAGGGAAGAGTGGTGGGGATCTATAGTGCCGGTGCATGGAATAACCAGGGAGCCGCCATTTCGTTTTCTGTTCCGATAAAATATGCTATAGAGCTGATGGGGCGTCAGGAAGTCATTAAATAA